From the genome of Anopheles moucheti chromosome 3, idAnoMoucSN_F20_07, whole genome shotgun sequence, one region includes:
- the LOC128303187 gene encoding GILT-like protein 1, with product MFQKRQLRIIYLMILIIMIVLIYKSFTQNKPNDDDVEQTSGSDPMLKVSAPVFVVVYYEALCPDSKNFVLRQLLPAYERAPDLMDIEFVPFGKATWTTKSDGSLEFDCQHGHIECEANTIHACVVEAVREPRTRLDMVTCMIENNIIPVDSFLRCAKQHGVDIESIKKCYDSPHGAELLKVHGEATHALRPAVTFIPTVTLDGAQYVQKSILKDLFGNVCQVVSGRGPKPDVCK from the exons ATGTTCCAGAAACGGCAGCTGCGCATCATCTACCTGATGATTCTAATCATCATGATAGTGTTGATCTACAAAAGCTTCACCCAGAACAAAccgaacgatgatgatgtggaGCAAACGTCCGGTAGTGACCCTATGCTGAAAGTGAGTGCGCCCGTTTTCGTTGTGGTGTACTACGAGGCACTCTGTCCGGATTCTAAAAACTTTGTCCTGCGTCAACTGCTGCCGGCCTATGAGAGGGCACCGGATCTAATGGATATAGAGTTTGTACCATTTGGTAAAGCTACG TGGACCACGAAGTCCGACGGATCACTGGAGTTCGATTGTCAGCACGGTCATATAGAGTGTGAAGCCAACACGATCCATGCGTGCGTTGTGGAGGCCGTACGGGAACCCCGTACACGGCTTGACATGGTAACCTGCATGATCGAGAACAATATTATCCCAGTGGACTCATTCCTCCGCTGTGCCAAGCAGCACGGCGTGGATATCGAGTCGATCAAGAAGTGTTACGACAGTCCGCACGGTGCCGAACTGCTAAAGGTTCACGGTGAAGCGACACATGCTCTTCGACCGGCCGTTACGTTCATCCCAACCGTAACGCTCGATGGGGCACAGTACGTTCAGAAGTCGATCCTGAAGGATCTGTTCGGTAATGTGTGTCAGGTGGTGTCGGGTCGTGGACCGAAACCGGATGTGTGTAAATGA
- the LOC128303186 gene encoding ruvB-like helicase 2: MADLEKIEIRDVTRIERIGAHSHIRGLGLDDVLEARTVSQGMVGQKEARRAAGIVVQMVREGKIAGRCILLAGEPSTGKTAIAVGMAQALGNETPFTSMSGSEIYSLEMNKTEALSQALRKSIGLRIKEETEIIEGEVVEIQIDRPATGTGQKVGKVTMKTTDMETNYDLGNKIIECFIKEKIQAGDIITIDKASGKVSKLGRSFTRARDYDATGTQTRFVQCPEGELQKRKEVVHTVSLHEIDVINSRTHGFLALFSGDTGEIKQEVRDQINSKVIEWREEGKAEINPGVLFIDECHMLDIECFSFLNRALESDMAPVVVMATNRGITKIRGTHYRSPHGIPIDLLDRMIIIRTVPYTEKEIKEILKIRCEEEDCQINNDALMVLGRIATETSLRYAIQSITTASLVSKRRKAAEITVEDIRKVYSLFLDEKRSSKILKEYQDEYLFYDDSLPKAASDERQGQAMEVESN, encoded by the coding sequence ATGGCGGATCTAGAGAAGATTGAAATCCGGGACGTAACCCGTATCGAACGTATAGGGGCCCATTCGCACATCCGGGGCCTTGGTCTTGACGATGTCCTCGAAGCACGCACCGTGTCCCAGGGTATGGTGGGGCAGAAAGAAGCCCGCCGTGCTGCCGGCATCGTGGTGCAGATGGTACGGGAAGGAAAAATCGCCGGTCGATGTATTTTGCTGGCGGGTGAACCTAGCACGGGCAAGACAGCCATCGCTGTCGGAATGGCACAGGCTCTCGGTAACGAGACACCTTTTACCAGTATGTCCGGCTCGGAAATCTATTCGCTGGAGATGAACAAAACGGAAGCCTTGTCGCAGGCGTTGCGTAAAAGCATCGGGCTACGGATtaaagaggaaacggaaatcATTGAAGGTGAGGTGGTAGAGATACAGATCGATCGGCCAGCTACGGGCACGGGTCAAAAGGTGGGCAAGGTAACGATGAAAACGACGGACATGGAGACGAATTACGATCTTGGCAACAAGATTATTGAGTGTTTCATTAAGGAGAAGATCCAAGCAGGCGATATTATTACGATCGATAAAGCGTCCGGCAAGGTGTCGAAGCTGGGACGAAGTTTTACGCGGGCCCGTGATTATGACGCTACCGGTACGCAGACCCGTTTCGTCCAGTGTCCGGAAGGGGAGTTGCAGAAGCGCAAGGAGGTGGTGCATACGGTGTCGCTGCATGAgatcgatgtaattaacagtcgGACACATGGCTTCTTGGCGTTGTTCTCGGGCGATACCGGGGAGATCAAGCAGGAAGTACGTGACCAGATTAACAGCAAAGTGATTGAATGGCGCGAAGAGGGCAAGGCGGAAATTAATCCTGGCGTGCTGTTTATCGACGAGTGTCACATGCTGGATATTGAGTGTTTCTCCTTCCTGAACCGGGCCCTCGAAAGCGATATGGCCCCTGTGGTGGTAATGGCTACCAACCGAGGTATTACTAAAATCCGGGGCACTCACTATCGTAGTCCGCACGGAATTCCTATAGATCTGCTCGATCGAATGATCATTATTCGTACTGTACCGTACACGGAGAAGGAAATTAAGGAGATTCTGAAGATACGGTGCGAAGAGGAAGACTGTCAAATCAACAACGACGCACTGATGGTATTGGGACGTATTGCGACGGAAACGAGCCTGCGTTACGCGATTCAATCGATCACCACGGCAAGCCTGGTGAGCAAACGTCGCAAGGCTGCCGAAATCACGGTCGAAGACATCCGCAAGGTGTACTCCCTGTTTCTGGACGAGAAGCGatcgagcaaaattttgaaGGAATATCAAGACGAGTATCTGTTTTACGATGATAGTCTCCCGAAAGCCGCGTCCGATGAACGACAAGGACAAGCGATGGAAGTTGAGAGCAACTAA
- the LOC128301072 gene encoding facilitated trehalose transporter Tret1-like — protein sequence MDPLSIGSSVLSLHQRENSEQHKDDAFREIIASCRSLSKYETNLKSALPQILSAIVAASFHIVIGISLAYSAILIPQLEQPGSDIPITKAQSSWIASIIVIMVPIGSLVAGVMMEFLGRLNTIKLAAVPCVAGWIAIALANNFTWIMVGRVLTGFACALGTSPAIVYITEVARPDMRGSLISSGPTLASLGMVIAYAKGAFMDWRTVSWICIIYTIVPVLLIQLFVPESPVWLVSKGRIEDAARSLRFLYKKYPQPEHTDQPLSEMHLNALLKERETKLAEAQKNVNRHGVQQSKLRGFLKPSGYKPMIILFWFFLIQQFSGIYITLFFAVTFIQDVGTEVNAFTASIFVGLTRFTMSLLNAWLLKRFPRRQLVMVSTTGMAICMFVSGLFTLWIKEGTTTLTWIPVVGLLLYVCASMIGLLTIPWTMTAELFPTEIRGIAHSISYSMANLLMFFAVQSYRTITDLLGGAYAVQWMFAVVSVIGFFFALFFLPETHGKSLAEIEAFFAGKSQPHRVPTEPAAKPSVTEHLIRSPSREAKLKEVELMLKNKNGA from the exons ATGGATCCATTAAG TATCGGATCCAGCGTCCTTAGCTTACACCAACG AGAAAACAGTGAGCAGCACAAAGACGATGCGTTCCGAGAGATCATTGCGAGCTGCCGGTCGCTGAGCAAGTATGAGACCAACCTCAAGTCCGCACTGCCCCAGATCCTGTCGGCGATTGTGGCCGCCTCGTTTCACATCGTCATCGGCATTTCGCTGGCCTACTCGGCCATCCTGATCCCGCAGCTGGAACAGCCCGGTAGCGACATACCGATCACGAAAGCGCAATCGTCATGGATTGCGTCGATTATCGTGATCATGGTGCCGATCGGTTCGCTGGTGGCGGGTGTGATGATGGAGTTCCTCGGCCGGCTCAACACGATCAAGCTGGCGGCCGTGCCGTGTGTGGCGGGCTGGATTGCTATCGCGCTGGCGAACAACTTCACCTGGATCATGGTTGGGCGTGTGCTGACCGGTTTTGCCTGTGCACTGGGCACCAGCCCGGCGATCGTCTACATTACGGAGGTGGCCCGGCCCGATATGCGCGGATCGCTGATCTCTTCCGGTCCTACGCTAGCTTCGTTGG gAATGGTTATTGCATACGCAAAGGGAGCCTTCATGGATTGGCGGACGGTGTCGTGGATTTGCATCATCTACACCATCGTGCCGGTGCTTCTAATACAGCTGTTCGTTCCGGAATCACCTGTCTGGCTGGTGTCGAAAGGGCGCATAGAGGATGCGGCACGTTCGTTGCGATTCCTGTACAAAAAGTATCCTCAACCGGAGCACACG GACCAACCGCTGTCCGAGATGCACCTGAATGCATTGCTGAAGGAACGTGAAACGAAACTTGCCGAAGCGCAGAAAAACGTTAACCGGCACGGTGTGCAGCAGTCGAAGCTTCGCGGCTTCCTAAAACCATCCGGCTACAAACCGATGATTATCCTGTTTTGGTTCTTCCTGATACAGCAGTTCAGTGGCATCTACATAACGCTCTTCTTCGCCGTAACCTTCATCCAAGACGTCGGCACCGAGGTGAACGCGTTCACGGCCTCCATCTTTGTCGGGTTGACGCGCTTCACGATGTCGCTGCTGAACGCATGGCTGCTGAAGCGATTCCCCCGGCGCCAGCTGGTCATGGTCTCCACGACCGGTATGGCCATCTGCATGTTCGTCTCGGGGTTGTTCACGCTGTGGATCAAGGAGGGTACCACCACGCTGACGTGGATACCGGTCGTCGGTCTGCTGTTGTACGTCTGCGCCTCCATGATCGGGCTGCTCACCATACCCTGGACGATGACGGCGGAACTGTTTCCGACGGAAATACGCGGTATCGCACACTCGATATCCTACTCGATGGCAAACCTGTTGATGTTCTTTGCCGTCCAGAGCTACAG AACCATAACGGATCTGCTCGGTGGAGCGTATGCAGTACAGTGGATGTTCGCCGTCGTGTCCGTGATCGGATTTTTCTTCGCACTATTCTTCCTACCGGAAACGCACGGCAAGAGTTTGGCGGAAATAGAAGCATTCTTTGCGGGCAAATCCCAACCGCACCGTGTACCGACTGAACCAGCGGCCAAACCGTCCGTGACGGAGCATCTGATACGTAGCCCGAGCCGGGAGGCCAAGCTGAAAGAGGTTGAACTGATGCTGAAGAACAAAAATGGAGCTTAG